In one Gracilinanus agilis isolate LMUSP501 chromosome 6, AgileGrace, whole genome shotgun sequence genomic region, the following are encoded:
- the ASCL2 gene encoding achaete-scute homolog 2 — MDRLCAALSAPAPPPPPPPGPAPPLTAPRAARRRRPQSPELLRCKRRPVLGGPPSLQPQPGAEPGPAGGAAAVARRNERERNRVKLVNLGFQALRQHVPSGAASKKLSKVETLRSAAQYIRALQQLLLLPAPSAAASTQPAGPTPQGGPCPCAASSYSSSPGRQGSSVPGSPRSPSSSDESGYEGALSPEERELLDLSSWLGGY; from the coding sequence ATGGATCGCCTCTGCGCGGCACTGAGCGcccctgctcctcctcctcctcctccgcccgGCCCTGCGCCCCCTCTCACGGCCCCGAGGGCTGCCCGGAGGCGGCGGCCCCAGTCCCCTGAGCTCCTGCGGTGTAAACGGAGGCCGGTGCTTGGAGGCCCCCCCAGCCTGCAGCCCCAGCCTGGGGCTGAGCCGGGCCCCGCTGGGGGAGCCGCGGCCGTGGCCCGGCGCAACGAGCGCGAGCGCAACCGCGTCAAGCTGGTGAACCTGGGCTTCCAGGCGCTGCGGCAGCACGTGCCCAGCGGCGCGGCCAGCAAGAAGCTGAGCAAGGTGGAGACCCTGCGCTCCGCCGCGCAGTACATCCGTGCCCTgcagcagctgctgctgctgcccgcCCCGTCGGCCGCCGCCTCCACGCAGCCTGCCGGGCCTACTCCCCAGGGCGGCCCCTGCCCGTGCGCGGCCTCCTCCTACTCTTCGTCCCCGGGCCGCCAAGGCAGTTCGGTGCCGGGCTCGCCACGCTCGCCCTCCTCATCGGACGAGAGCGGCTACGAGGGCGCGCTGAGCCCCGAGGAGCGCGAGCTGCTGGACCTGAGCAGCTGGCTGGGGGGCTACTGA